GGAATATTATATACACCATAGTCTGCCAGTAGCCAAATCCCATGGCCTTTGAAGCCTCGTACTGGCCCTTGTCTATGGACTCTATGCCTCCTCTGAATATCTCGGTGAAGTAAGCGGCGTAGTTTAGCACAAACGTAAGTAGCGCTGCAGCAAATCCACTGCTTATAGTCAGCTTAGGTGACAGTATTGGAAGCCCGTAGTACACAAAGAACACTTGAAGCAAGAGAGGAGTTCCCCTAAACAGCCACGTGTAGAAGCTGAGTACGGTCTTTAGAGCTTTCCCTCCTGACACTTTTCCTACCGCCGCCAACGCCCCTAGGGGAATCGAAAGTACAGCAGTTCCAAGCGCAAGCTTGACCGTAGTGCCTATTCCGTTCAAAATATAGAATAAATTATTTATTATTGCCTCCAATACCGTTTCCTCCTAAGTTTTACTTTACAAGTATGTCTTCTCCGAACCACTCGTCAGATATAGCGCTTCCCTTTTCACTGCTCTTGACTTTTTTCAGCGCTTCATTTAGCTTTTTCAAGAACTCTCCGTCTTCTTTTCTGACACCTACAGCATAGTCCTCTTCGCCTAGGTCTCCTGAAAGCACTTTAAATTCTCCTTCTTTCTTGCTCATATAGTATCTTCCAACTATCTCGTCTACAAGTACTGCATCAACTCTACCTGCACTTAAATCCATAAGCGCCTCTGTGTTGTTTGCATACTTTGTAACCTCTGAAAGCGAATCGCTGAATTCAGAATCTGAAGCTAGAGCCTTTTCACTACTGCTTCCAAGCTGAAGTCCAAGCACCTTTCCTGAAAGATCCTCTTTGGACTTCACATCTGAATCTGACTTTACCACTATTATCTGCCTGTTTGCAAGATAAGGCTCTGTGAAGTTTATCTCTGCCTTTCTCTCCTCTGTGACAGTGAGTCCGTTCCATATCACGTCTATGTCGCCTTTCTTAAGGCTAAGAAGCACTCCGTCCCAATCCACAGACTTGAACTCAACTTCCATACCCATCTCCTCGGCCGCAGCCTTGGCAAGGTCTATGTCAAATCCAACTATCTCTCCGCTCTCATCCCTGAATCCCATTGGTGGAAAGCTGTCATCAAGTCCAACTACAAATTTATCCTCCGCAACTTTAACCCCAGCATCTGAAGCTCCTTTATCTTCACTTCCACTGCATCCTGCTATAAGCATAGTAGCCGATATCATCAGTGATAATCCAAGCAATAATCTCTTTTTCACGTCTATTCCTCCTGTAAAAGTTATTTTCAGGTCCTATTCTACTTTAAGTTGTTAAAGTTGTAAAGCAATATTTTCTTAATTTTTAGAAACATTTAGACAAAAAAACAGAGCCTTTCGGCTCTGCTCGCTACTCTATAGTGACTTCTGGGATATCCATATTCTCAAGATCCATATTCTCTAGATTGAAGTCTTCAGGGTTGAAATTCTCCATCCCTTCGATACCCTCCATATTCTCAGGCATTTGGAGCTCCAAGCTCTTCATATAGTCTTCAAAGCTCATGGAGTTCTCCTCTGTAAGCTCTGGGAAATCTATGTTCTGATCATTGCCCATATCCCAGATCCTGAATTTCAAGTCCATAGCAAGTCCTTCTGTCTCGTTTTTAGAATCCACAAGGTCCATCTTGATATCCTGCCCCACTATATAGTCGTCTCCGTCTATATATACAGCGTACTCGAAGTTCTCTATCTCTATATTCTCAAATGAAGACTTCATTTCAGCCACCATGGCGTCTATCTCTTCTTTGCTTGGAGCTTTTCCTGATTGCTCGCCCATCAGTTTTATAAACTCTTCATCTGAGTAGAGCTTCTCAACTGTGCTGATCAAGATCGCCTTTACATCTTTGCTCTCCAGCTTGACTGTGCCCTTGTCCACATTGACCTTGCCGTCTGGCATCTCAAGCTCAGTCTTCTCTAGAGCTATTTCCCCGTTTTCCTTTATTCTTTTGACTATATCAGCATACAGTTCATCCGAGAGTTTTTTGAGACTCTCTTGACTCTTTTGAACATCTGTAGCTCCTTCTGCCCCTACATCCATGACTATATACTTGTCAGACATAGGCATCTTAGTTATGCTCTGCTTGGAGTCGCCGTACATCTCCATATTCATGCTGATTCCCATCATAGAGTAGTTTATGTCGGCTCTTGTCTTGTCCTTGTCTACATCGGCCTTCATCTCTACAGTTATATTTCCCATTTCGCTTTGAGCAGTTTCACCCTCCAGCTCCTGCATGTTCACTCCTATGTCTCCTGACATCGACATCTTATACTGCTCTAGCTCGCCTGTCTTTTTGACCGCTTTTTCAAGCCTTGCAACAGGGTCGTTGCCACAGGCAGTTGTCATAAGAAGCATAGAAAGCAGCAGTCCTAGCACTATTTTTTTCATTTTATCTCCCCCCATTATTCACTATGCGAAATTTATACCCCAACAATCAAATAGATATCAACTTATCTTCTGAAACTGTGATTTATAGAGTCTGGAGTATGCTCCATCTCGCTCAAGGAGCTCTTTATGCGTTCCGCTTTCGGCTATTCCGCTCTCTGTCAGGACTATTATCTCATCTGCGCTCTTTATGGTCGAGAGCCTATGCGCTATCACGATAGTAGTCCTTCCCCTTGAAAGTTTCTCAAGCGACTCCTGTATTATCACTTCGTTCTCGTTGTCCAGCGCCGAAGTGGCCTCGTCCAGTATGAGTATGCTAGGGTCTTTCAAGAACACTCTCGCTATAGATATCCTCTGCTTCTGACCGCCTGAAAGCTTTACGCCTTTCTCGCCTATATTGGTGTCGTAGCCATCTGGAAGAGTCATTATAAACTCGTGTATATTGGCGTTCTTCGCAGCCTCGACTATCTCCTCGAATTTGGCGTCTCGCTTGCCGTAGATTATGTTTTCCTTTACGGTACCGGTGAAGAGAAATACATCCTGGTGCACAAAGCCTATCTTCTCTCTAAGAGACTTGAGCTTTATGTCCCGTATGTCTCTGCCGTCTAGCAGTATCGCTCCGCTGTCTACATCGTAGAACCTCATTATAAGCTGGCAGATCGTGCTCTTTCCGCCTCCCGAAGGCCCCACAAGTGCCATCGTCTTTCCGCTTTCAACTCTAAAGGATATGCTTTCCAGTACATCTGACTTGCCTTCGCTGTACCTGAAGCTGACATCCCTAAACTCTATTTCCCCACTCACCGATTCCACTTCTACTGCATTCTCTCTGTCCACTATAGAGGGCTCTATATCCATAAGCTCTGTGAATCTCTCGAAACCGCTCATTCCATCTTGGTAGTGCTGCATAAAGAGACCTAGTTTCTTTATAGGTTGCAGGAAGTAGGCTATATATAGCATGTAGGCTATAAGGTCCCCTGTGTTTATAATCCCCTTGTAGGCGAAATACCCTCCTAGAGATATCACTATCACGTCAAGCGTATTCGAGAAAAGCAGTATGCCTGAAGTAAACTCCGCCATCACCTTGTATGCGCCCTCTCTAGTGCTTTTAAATACGCCGTTGTTCTCCTTGAACCTCTCTAGTTCGTAATCCTCTCCTGTAAAGGACTTGGTGACTCTGACTCCAGATATGCTGTTTTCAAGCCCCGAGTTTATATTTGCAATCTCCTTTCTCTGGGCTCTGAAAGCTTGGGACATTCTCCTTCGCTTTCTTATTCCGAATATCGCCATTATAGGTATGAAGAGAAACAGTATAAGCGTAAGTCTCCACTCTATGCTCATCAGTATTCCAAAAGACCCCAGCAGCATTACCACTGATATTATGAGGTCCTCGGGGCCGTGATGGGCAAGCTCTGTTATGTCTTTTAGGTCGTTGACTATTCTAGACATTATATGACCCGTCTTGTTGTTGTCGTAGAAGTCCACAGACAGCTTCTGTATATGAGAGAAAACCTCTTCTCTCATATCAGACTCCATCCTGACTCCGACTATATGACCCCAGCTATCCACTATGTAGCTGCATATGAACCTGACTAGGAAAAGCCCCACAAGCACTCCGGCCATCATGAGTATAGAGTCTATCTGCTTGTTGGGGATATATTCGTTTATGACCCTTCTTGCCGCCACTGGATATACAAGGTCTATCCCCGCCATCATTACGGCGCAGAACATGTCTATGAAAAACAGCTTTTTATGTGGTTTATAGTATTTTGCAAATCTCCTCACCATCTCCAATTTACATGCCCCCCTTTTTCACCTCATTTTTATCTTTGAGCTCCATCATGATCTTAGACAGAGAGTAGACCATGATATATAGAAACGCCAGCGCGCCAGTGTCGTTTAAAACCATTGCAAACACAGCAGTCGCATAGCATATCATATGCCTGACGTATTCTCTCGAGCCTTTTTCCACATGGTCCCTGACATACCTGAAAAAAATCAGTGACTGTGCAAATACAACTATCCCCACAGGCGGTATAAGCATCACAAGAACTACCTGGGTTGCTTTTCTGTATATCATATTCCAGAATTCAATATATCCGTACTCTCTCACCCTTATAAAGAATTCCCCTATATGGCTGCCCTCTCCGCCTGCATAGACTATGGCTCCAACTACCACGAGCAGCCCTGCAGCAAGCCCAAGGAATTGCCACTTTCTATTTTTGCCGTAAAAGTACTCGTAGTATATAAGCGCTCCGGCCATAAAAGTCGATGTCATAAGACCGCCAAAATTACTTCCATAACCCTCGGTATGGCTTACGACAAGGGCCGTTGTGTAGAGAGTCAGTATAATTCTGTATTTTTTCCCTACCCTAGAGGATGCCAGAAAGTAGACTGTCATGCCAGTTCCCAGGAACACTCCCATTATGTCGTTGTTGTATCCATAGAACCTCAGCGCCGCGACTATGCTATTGTACCCTACAAAGGAGTTGTACAGCACTTCAAAGTCTAGGAACATAAACGCAAATATAAATACATTTGTAAATATCGCAATAGCGTCTATAGTCTTCGAGCTGGCCGCCTTTCTGCCTAGATATATCGACGCTGCAACACTTGTCCCGAACGTCACCGCTATATAGGGGAATAGATGCCTAGAAAGCGAAGTCGTTCCGAATATTAGCGTCACCGCTATCAATACAATCGGCATAAATATAATTGACGGGCTGATTTTTTTGCCTCGAAGAAGAAGCGCTATGGCGACAAGCTGTGCAGCTATCACAACTGCACGAAACAGGTATTTCACTATGTCCAAGTTTAGAAACCCCGTCATTATCTCCCTTACAGCTTCCACTTTGTCTCCGTCATATTGCTCTACCTCAAGCCTGTTTCCGATTGCGAACTCCTGCTCTGCCCCAAACCTCTCCAGTATGTCTACCATTATGTCTGTATTAGAGACTACTCCTGTCCTCTTTGTCGAATCGCTTGTGAGTATTCCAGCTTCTCCCTCAACTCTATATACAATTGGAACTATGGTGCTGTTAAACTTGCGGTCTATATCCCCACTTACAGTCTTCGGAAACATCATTATGTTTTCTTCCCTCTGGCCCAGTATCTCTAAGATTGTGTCCAACCTCTTTGGATCACCTTCTATTTCATATGAGAGCAGAAGCAAGTCCGATTTTCCAATCATTTCGTCTATCTTTTCGGAGAGACTTTCCCTGTCATAGTCCATGTCTTTGTATCCAAAGTCCACTTCTCCAGACTTGTCGGCTATTAAAAGTATGTCCTCGCTATCTCCTATGTAGGAAGTCTTTTGCCCCGATTTTCCAAGACCTTCGCCTAGAAACTCCATACTAGTGGAAAAGTCCTTGTACCCCGAGTCCAGCTGTGAGAGTATATCTTCGTAGTTCTTGACCACAAGCTTCTCTCCCGACGACTCAATGCCCTTAAAGCTTCCCGCTTCTATTTTGACTCTTCTGCCTGTGGCAATAGTCATCATATGGCTTTCCGGAGACCCTCCGTAGCTATCTCCAGACTTAAGACTTAGAAGCCCTACAGAGCTATCTCTGCCCACTTTCTCCATGTCTTCAAAGTCCAGGCTGTCTGTGACTACAACTATGGTCTTTCTGTAGCCCTCTGCCATGGA
This Andreesenia angusta DNA region includes the following protein-coding sequences:
- a CDS encoding amino acid ABC transporter permease yields the protein MEAIINNLFYILNGIGTTVKLALGTAVLSIPLGALAAVGKVSGGKALKTVLSFYTWLFRGTPLLLQVFFVYYGLPILSPKLTISSGFAAALLTFVLNYAAYFTEIFRGGIESIDKGQYEASKAMGFGYWQTMVYIIFPQTVRRVIPTTSSEMVNLVKDTALVAAIGLGDLLRSSREIVTKEFIISPFVIAAVVYLMLNSVIMYTFKRIEEKAKIYE
- a CDS encoding amino acid ABC transporter substrate-binding protein; the encoded protein is MKKRLLLGLSLMISATMLIAGCSGSEDKGASDAGVKVAEDKFVVGLDDSFPPMGFRDESGEIVGFDIDLAKAAAEEMGMEVEFKSVDWDGVLLSLKKGDIDVIWNGLTVTEERKAEINFTEPYLANRQIIVVKSDSDVKSKEDLSGKVLGLQLGSSSEKALASDSEFSDSLSEVTKYANNTEALMDLSAGRVDAVLVDEIVGRYYMSKKEGEFKVLSGDLGEEDYAVGVRKEDGEFLKKLNEALKKVKSSEKGSAISDEWFGEDILVK
- a CDS encoding DUF6583 family protein, with the protein product MKKIVLGLLLSMLLMTTACGNDPVARLEKAVKKTGELEQYKMSMSGDIGVNMQELEGETAQSEMGNITVEMKADVDKDKTRADINYSMMGISMNMEMYGDSKQSITKMPMSDKYIVMDVGAEGATDVQKSQESLKKLSDELYADIVKRIKENGEIALEKTELEMPDGKVNVDKGTVKLESKDVKAILISTVEKLYSDEEFIKLMGEQSGKAPSKEEIDAMVAEMKSSFENIEIENFEYAVYIDGDDYIVGQDIKMDLVDSKNETEGLAMDLKFRIWDMGNDQNIDFPELTEENSMSFEDYMKSLELQMPENMEGIEGMENFNPEDFNLENMDLENMDIPEVTIE
- a CDS encoding ABC transporter ATP-binding protein translates to MVRRFAKYYKPHKKLFFIDMFCAVMMAGIDLVYPVAARRVINEYIPNKQIDSILMMAGVLVGLFLVRFICSYIVDSWGHIVGVRMESDMREEVFSHIQKLSVDFYDNNKTGHIMSRIVNDLKDITELAHHGPEDLIISVVMLLGSFGILMSIEWRLTLILFLFIPIMAIFGIRKRRRMSQAFRAQRKEIANINSGLENSISGVRVTKSFTGEDYELERFKENNGVFKSTREGAYKVMAEFTSGILLFSNTLDVIVISLGGYFAYKGIINTGDLIAYMLYIAYFLQPIKKLGLFMQHYQDGMSGFERFTELMDIEPSIVDRENAVEVESVSGEIEFRDVSFRYSEGKSDVLESISFRVESGKTMALVGPSGGGKSTICQLIMRFYDVDSGAILLDGRDIRDIKLKSLREKIGFVHQDVFLFTGTVKENIIYGKRDAKFEEIVEAAKNANIHEFIMTLPDGYDTNIGEKGVKLSGGQKQRISIARVFLKDPSILILDEATSALDNENEVIIQESLEKLSRGRTTIVIAHRLSTIKSADEIIVLTESGIAESGTHKELLERDGAYSRLYKSQFQKIS